TAGGGAACTACACCCATGTAACTCACTCGCGGCTCTCCGTAGCGTGGAAGGTAATCCACCCACAGAACCGAGGGAGCATCCCACATGCGCCACCTGACCTCTGAACAACGCAGTCCCCTAGTCGAGCCCGGCGAGCACCTAATTTGGCCCAAATCACCACCTAGACACCACCAAAACGGTCTGTGCAAGGCCGTTTTGCCACCTAGTCCCGTTTTCAAGATCTAGCCTGCGAAGTGAGCCGCATGTCGGGCATCCACAAAAACAGAAGGCTAGGTCGCGTGTTCGATTCAGAGGTTCAACGAATCCTGGACTTTGTCGCACGCGGAATCGGAGTGAGAGTTGTCGGCGCACCGGGTAGCGGTAAGACGTCAGTCCTGCGCAGTGTCATGAGCAACTTGGAGAAGACGGGCGTTTCCGTTCACTTCATCAGTGGTCTCCGCACGCATCGAACCATCCCGTACGCGGCCATCAAAGGACTCGGTTTGGAAATCAGGCCAGGCCGCAGCGGTGTTTTCGACATCGCGGATGTGTTCTCGAGCAAGTTGGCCACGGCCGGCAAACACCTGCTGGTGGTTGACGATCTTCACTTGGTTGACAGTGAATCGCTGGCGGTCCTCGAGGCCGTGAGGCAGCGGTCGGATTGCCCTATGGTGGCCACAGCACCCGAAACATGGGTTTTCTCCAGAGGGCAGTTGGCCGTCCTTAACAACGGTCGCGAGGCGCATCTTCAATTGGATCCGCTTCACTACGAGCAAGTCCACCTCCTCATTGCACAGGTTCTTGGTGCCCCTGCAGATGCAGACACAACTGCCCGCATCCTCACCAAGTCCGCCGGAAACCCCCGTCTCATCGTGCGGATCGCAGAAACCGCCTCGCTCAGCAACCTTTTGGTCATGAAAGACCAGCAATGGTGCATGGCCGGCGACACCCTCTGGAATGAGCACCTTCGCGGCACTCTCGAGGCCCTGTTGGCTGAGCTGCACGCTGACGAGTTCACAGCGCTGCACATCATGGCGATTCTCGGCACGGCAAGGGTGGACGTGCTCCATAAGGTGATTCACCCGGATGCCCTGGAAGGCTTGGAACGCAGAGGATTCCTGTCTGTTCTGGCGGACCACCACAATGGTTCGATCGCTGCTATCAGCCCGCCAGTCATCGCTGACTACTTCCGCGGGAGCAAGAAGCTCCGGGACCGGAAACTCCTCCGCAGCAAGATCGCTGGCGTTCTTGAAGCTGCTCCGCAAGCAGCTTCGGAGAAGCCGGTCACAACGGACAGCCTCACACGCGTACTTTCAACTCTCCGCCTTGAGAAGGGCGACGACGACGCCATGGCCTCCCGCCACTTCCACGAGCACAACGCGGACCGCGAACGTATCCGCGGTGAACGTTGGGAAGCAAACAAGTCAGCGGCGAATGCGGCGGCGCTGCTCCGGATCTATTGGGGTGCGCCAGTGGATGTTGAACGCGCGAGCCGGCTCTGTACCGAAACTACAGATGTCGACGCAGATCCCAAGGATGTTCTCTTTGTCACCATCACTGAGGCTATGCTTGCGATCCACACAGGCCAGGGCCACAGTGCCGCCGTCGACATCCTCCAAAAGTTCGCGGGAGACAATCCCCACCTGAAAGCTGAAGTTGAGAACGCCATTCTGTTCATCAGCGCGTCTCACGGCAGGGTGCCGCCGGACACCAGCAAGGTGCCAGAGGCCTCAGAAGGCCGGGGATCAGGAATGGGGAGCCTGGTCCATGGGTTGCTGGAGCTATATCGCTTCAAACCGACCGCAGCCTTGGAAGCCGTAGACGGCGCAGGCGACGATGATGCCTTTCCACATCTCCGCCTTTTCATACGCGGCTTCGCACTATTCGCTGCCGGCCGGGTAGAGGAGTCCTTGGTACTTGCCTTGGACTGGCGGTCCGAAGCACGCAAGAACCTGGACCAGTTCGGCGTGGTCACAAGTAGCTACGTGGCCGCACATGGCCTCCTCTACCGTGGACATTTCGAAGAGGCCGAGTACCTCATGAGCAGTGTCTTTGCGATGGGTCGCCCAGGTTTCGTCGTCGACTCCCTCTACGACGCCATGCTCAGGCTCGCTGGGCTCAGGCACGCAACATCTGCCATTTTGCCTGAGCTTTCCATCGCCGCGCAGGCGCGGACGGAAGTGCCCGACGTCGGGCCGCTTCCCGGCGTCGGCAAGGGGGCTTACGAGCTCATCGCCCACAACAATGCTCAGCCCTCAGCGTTCGATCGCAAGGCCACGAGGCTCATCAGGCGACAGTTGAAGAGCGGCTACATCCTCGAAGCCATGTTGACTGCACTGCTCTGCACTTGCCTATGCCCTGGCCGACCTGTTCTGGATCTATTGCAGAAGATCCTGCGCGATAGTGGGGTAGCGGTTCATGACCAGTTCATAGCCATTGCCACCGCGGTGGTTGAAGGTGACAATAAGTTGCTCGGGCTGCTTCTCAAGCACTATGAACCCGACATCGACACGTACCAAGTGGGAATGCTGCTTCGAGGAGCCCTCAAACGCCACGTGATCGACGGCGATGCCGCGGCAGCTGACGCCATGGCGCAGGCTTCGTCCATATTCGCAGTTCGGTTCCCGGCAACCAACGAACAGCTTTCCTTCAACTCCTTCAGGACCACACCGCTCACTGAACGGGAGATCGAGGTAGCCATCCTGGCCGGACACCACACCAACGTGGAGATCGGGGAACACTTGCGCATCAGTGCCAGGACAGTGGAGAACCACATCTCAAACGCCTTGCGGAAGACGGGCGCCACATCCCGCAACAGTCTTTTCATGCTGGTGGGGAATTCACTTCCGCCACGCTGACGCGGGATAGGCTGGGTTTTCGTGAGCAACTCTCCGGCTTTGGCCCGCCGACTGGGCACGTTCGACGCATCGCTGATCGGCTTAGGGTCCATGATCGGTGCCGGTGTTTTCGCAGCCTTCACCCCAGCCGCTGCAGCCGCGGGATCAGGACTGCTCATCGGTTTGGTAGTGGCCGCGTTCGTCGCGTTCTGCAATGCCACGTCCTCAGCCCAGCTCGCTGCGGCGTATCCGACCTCCGGCGGTACCTATATATACGGTCGTGAACGACTCGGCCCTTGGCCCGGGTTTCTGGCCGGGTGGGGATTCGTCATCGGAAAGACGGCGAGTGCCGCGGCCATGGCCATGACCTTCGCCGCCTATGCCGCACCACAAGGTTGGGAACGTGCGGTGGCGATTGCCGCCGTCGTGGTTTTGACCGCAGTGAACTATCACGGGGTGACGCGCACAGCCGGGTTGACCCGCGTGTTGGTGATAGCTGTGCTTGCTGCCCTGTCGATTGCCGTCGCAGCCGTTTGGGGTGGCTCAGGCCCTGACTTCGGCAGTTTCGTGGGGGAGGGGCTGTTGGCACACGGCTGGTACGGCATCCTGCAATCAGCGGGGCTGTTGTTCTTCGCGTTTGCGGGGTACGCAAGGATCGCGACGATGGGTGAGGAAGTCCGCGAGCCCAAGCGCACCATACCCCGGGCGATCGGCATTGCCTTGGGAATCACCATTGTCATCTACGCTGCCATAGCGGTTACTTTGCTGGCGGCTCTGGGCCCCGAAGGCGTGGCTGCTACACCGACGCCGTTGGCCGATGCCGTGAGTGCCGGCACCTGGGCGTGGGTTGCGCCCGTAGTCCGCGTTGGTGCTGCTGTAGCCTCTCTGGGTGCGCTGCTGGCACTCATCGCAGGACTTGGAAGGACGAGCCTGGCCATGGCCCGCGAACACGATCTGCCGCACTGGCTCTCCGCAGTACATCCCCGCTATAAAGTCCCGCATCGTGCCGAGGTCACGCTAGCCGTGGTGATCTGTGTAATTATTGCGGTGGCTGATCTCCGCGGCGCAATCGGCTTCTCATCATTCGGAGTGCTGCTCTACTACTTGGTGGCTAACATCGCCGCCTACACGCAGCCGTCCCAGGACCGCCGCTACCCGAAGTTCCTGCAAGTGGCGGGCGGTATTGCCTGCGTGGTCCTTGTTGTCACTTTGCCGCCTGTGTCTGCCGCTTTGGGTGTGCTGATGTTCGCGGTTGGCATTGCGTACAGGGTCATCCGGTTGAGGGTCAGCCGCTAGCTGATCACCTTGGCCTGGTTTGCAACCGGCAAGAATCGGCGAATCGCAACAGCCGAGACCACAGCGAGAACGCCGGTGAAAAGCCATGGCGAGCCTGCCGCCGTCGACGACTGGTCAGCAAACTCGTAAAGAGGAGCCATGGCCGTGTTTCCGATAAGGACCATGGCGCCGCCGCAACTGGCGAGCAGTCCGTAGTAGGCGCCGGTCGGCCGGCCACCGGCGAAGTCCATGACGAGCCTCATCGCAGTAGGAGTCGCGCACATGTTGCCGAGGCAGAGCCCGGTGACCAGAGCCAGCGCGGGTAGTACCGGCACGGTTGCGATCGGTGGCTGAGTAGCCAGCACAGCGACCGCTGCGAATCCGGTGGCCTTCAGGCTCAGGCCCAAGGTGAGTGCATTGCGCTCACCGAACCGGCGCATAAGCTTGGCGATCGGCCACTGCAAGGTGACCGTCAAGAGCGAAGCGTAAGCGAACACGAAGCCGAGAGCACCGGCGTCGAGTCCGCTGCGTCGAAGCTCCACCGGTAAGCCGAAGTACAACTGGTTGTGGGCCAAAAGGCTGACACTGAAAAAGCACGCGAACGCCACAAAGCGCTTATCCCGCAAGCAAGCCAAAAGCTGGTGTTTCGGTACCGACTTGAGGTGGTCGTGTCCGCGCTTCCCGTCACGTGGCAGGAAACGCCAAAAGATCAACGCCATGATCGCGAAGATCCCAGAGGCAACGTAAAGGGACACTTCGAAGCCGAAACCCAAGAGGAGGCTTCCGAGTAACGGCCCTGCCACTGCACCGAACTCACCGACGATTACCAGCGAAGCGAAGAGGGTGGGGCGGTGCTTCCCGGAAGGCGCTCGCCGTTCCTCCGCAGCCGCCACCAGGCTTTCGAGCGCCGGCGAAAACAATGCGCCACCGATTCCTGTGACGATTGCGCCCGCCAGAAAGAGGTTGAAATTATCGGCCGCGGCCAAGAGCAAGTAGCCGCACACGCGGACGACGCACCCCGCCACCATCGTGTACCGGGCGCCCCACCGGTCCGAGATGGCGCCACCCGCCAGGAACATTCCTTGCTGAGCGAAGGTCCGGGCTCCCAGGACGACGCCAATGGCAACTGCGCTCATGGCGAAGTCGTTGGCCATAGTGAGTGCGATGAACGGCACCACGGAATAGAACCCGATGTTGAAGATGAGCTGGCTGGACAGCAGAAGTTTCGGATTGGGTCTGGCCGGTGGTGCGCCCAGTTCCTCGGTAAGGAGCGGTGTTTCTGCGGAACTGGTGGCGGGTTTCATGAACGGCTTTCCTTGGCGGCGACTCGTTCGAGATTATCAATAATCGTTCTCGTTAACCCCTGTGACGACTTACAGCGTTCCGGCTGGGCACGGCCCCACCCGGGGGTTGTCAGATGGGGCCGCGCCGTGCCTCATACGCCAGGAACGGGTGGGGCTCCCGCCGGACACCGGGACTCCCGCTCCAGAGGCACATGAAGAGACTATGGGCGGTTTCCGGCACTAGGTGTCAGAAGCCGGCTACTAGGTGGCAAATACGACGCAATTAGGGGTTGCCCGAGGAAAATTAGGTGCTCTTCGGGACCGGCTAGGGGTTTGAGCCGAAGACGTGCGGTGCGGGAGGGGCT
This genomic interval from Paenarthrobacter aurescens TC1 contains the following:
- a CDS encoding putative transcriptional regulator, LuxR family (identified by match to protein family HMM PF00196) — encoded protein: MSRMSGIHKNRRLGRVFDSEVQRILDFVARGIGVRVVGAPGSGKTSVLRSVMSNLEKTGVSVHFISGLRTHRTIPYAAIKGLGLEIRPGRSGVFDIADVFSSKLATAGKHLLVVDDLHLVDSESLAVLEAVRQRSDCPMVATAPETWVFSRGQLAVLNNGREAHLQLDPLHYEQVHLLIAQVLGAPADADTTARILTKSAGNPRLIVRIAETASLSNLLVMKDQQWCMAGDTLWNEHLRGTLEALLAELHADEFTALHIMAILGTARVDVLHKVIHPDALEGLERRGFLSVLADHHNGSIAAISPPVIADYFRGSKKLRDRKLLRSKIAGVLEAAPQAASEKPVTTDSLTRVLSTLRLEKGDDDAMASRHFHEHNADRERIRGERWEANKSAANAAALLRIYWGAPVDVERASRLCTETTDVDADPKDVLFVTITEAMLAIHTGQGHSAAVDILQKFAGDNPHLKAEVENAILFISASHGRVPPDTSKVPEASEGRGSGMGSLVHGLLELYRFKPTAALEAVDGAGDDDAFPHLRLFIRGFALFAAGRVEESLVLALDWRSEARKNLDQFGVVTSSYVAAHGLLYRGHFEEAEYLMSSVFAMGRPGFVVDSLYDAMLRLAGLRHATSAILPELSIAAQARTEVPDVGPLPGVGKGAYELIAHNNAQPSAFDRKATRLIRRQLKSGYILEAMLTALLCTCLCPGRPVLDLLQKILRDSGVAVHDQFIAIATAVVEGDNKLLGLLLKHYEPDIDTYQVGMLLRGALKRHVIDGDAAAADAMAQASSIFAVRFPATNEQLSFNSFRTTPLTEREIEVAILAGHHTNVEIGEHLRISARTVENHISNALRKTGATSRNSLFMLVGNSLPPR
- a CDS encoding putative amino acid permease (identified by match to protein family HMM PF00324; match to protein family HMM PF01490; match to protein family HMM TIGR01409), whose protein sequence is MSNSPALARRLGTFDASLIGLGSMIGAGVFAAFTPAAAAAGSGLLIGLVVAAFVAFCNATSSAQLAAAYPTSGGTYIYGRERLGPWPGFLAGWGFVIGKTASAAAMAMTFAAYAAPQGWERAVAIAAVVVLTAVNYHGVTRTAGLTRVLVIAVLAALSIAVAAVWGGSGPDFGSFVGEGLLAHGWYGILQSAGLLFFAFAGYARIATMGEEVREPKRTIPRAIGIALGITIVIYAAIAVTLLAALGPEGVAATPTPLADAVSAGTWAWVAPVVRVGAAVASLGALLALIAGLGRTSLAMAREHDLPHWLSAVHPRYKVPHRAEVTLAVVICVIIAVADLRGAIGFSSFGVLLYYLVANIAAYTQPSQDRRYPKFLQVAGGIACVVLVVTLPPVSAALGVLMFAVGIAYRVIRLRVSR
- a CDS encoding putative transmembrane efflux protein (MFS) (identified by match to protein family HMM PF07690): MKPATSSAETPLLTEELGAPPARPNPKLLLSSQLIFNIGFYSVVPFIALTMANDFAMSAVAIGVVLGARTFAQQGMFLAGGAISDRWGARYTMVAGCVVRVCGYLLLAAADNFNLFLAGAIVTGIGGALFSPALESLVAAAEERRAPSGKHRPTLFASLVIVGEFGAVAGPLLGSLLLGFGFEVSLYVASGIFAIMALIFWRFLPRDGKRGHDHLKSVPKHQLLACLRDKRFVAFACFFSVSLLAHNQLYFGLPVELRRSGLDAGALGFVFAYASLLTVTLQWPIAKLMRRFGERNALTLGLSLKATGFAAVAVLATQPPIATVPVLPALALVTGLCLGNMCATPTAMRLVMDFAGGRPTGAYYGLLASCGGAMVLIGNTAMAPLYEFADQSSTAAGSPWLFTGVLAVVSAVAIRRFLPVANQAKVIS